The Bacteroides ovatus genomic interval GCTGAAGTAGCGGAATACACCAAAGCCGGAAGCTTTTGGGATTTTCTGATAGGTAATGTTACGCTGGGACAGAAAGCAAGTCTGTTTTGGGCTATCGGTGCCGGACGTTTCTTGCAGACTGCCGGACTTTTCCTGTTTGGCTTATATATCGGACGCAAAGAATTGTTCGTTACTACCGAATCTCATTTGAAGTTCTGGATGAAAGCACTTATTATTGCAGCTATCAGTTTCGCGCCACTGTATTCTCTGAAAGAACAGATCATGCAAAGTGACAGCAGTTTAATTCAGCAAACGGTAGGTACTGCCTTTGATATGTGGCAGAAATTTGCATTTACGATTGTACTTGTTGCTTCTTTCGTGTTGCTTTATCAGAAGGATCAGTTCAAGAAAACTGTATCTAATCTGCGATTCTACGGAAAAATGAGCTTGACCAATTATATTTCTCAATCTATTTTGGGAGCCATTATCTATTTCCCATTCGGATTCTATCTTGCTCCTTACTGTGGATATACTCTTAGCCTGATTATCGGTATTATTCTTTTCCTGGCGCAAGTTAGGTTCTGCAAATGGTGGCTGTCTAAACATAAACAAGGACCATTGGAAACAATATGGCATAAATGGACTTGGATAGGCACGAAGAAATAACAGAAAAAAAAGAAATAGCACTGACTGAAAAATAGACTAAGAAAGCAGGCCACGAAATACACATAACTACAAACGAACAACTTACGAATATGAAACTGAACGTATCACTCTAAAGCATCAACAAAACATGTGTATCCGCAGCCTGCGGGTTGAAATTGAGATGATGTCAATACAACAAGATTCTCGCAAGAAGGATTAGCAAGTGGACTTAAAGAATGCAAAGGAAATGAAAGAACTGTGCCAAGTTGGGGAAAAAGCCCGAAAATAGGCAGAATCAGGGCTATGTATAGAGAAAAAGAAGCGCCTCCATAATCTTCGAAAAGACCATGGAGGCGCTATTTATTATTTATCTTTCGTTATCTATATCTGAAATTTCAGAAGAAACAAAATCAGATACCCAATGATTTCTTCACTGCTTCAATCTTTTCCATTGCGGCAGATTCGGCAGAAGCATAACAATTGCGGCAACCCATTTCACCCTGAACTTCCATATAGAACTTAATCTTAGGTTCTGTACCTGAAGGACGAACGGAAACTTTGCTACCGTCTTCAGTGAAATATTGAAGTACGTTAGATGGTTCCGGCATATCGATTGCAGTTACGTTACCTTTATCATCTGTCTGTTTCAGTGTCTTATAATCTTTGCTCAAGATCACTTTAGAGCCACCCAATTCTTTCGGAGGATTGGCACGGAAGTTCTCCATCATAGCTTTGATTTCTTCTGCACCACTCTTACCCGGTTTCACTACGTTTACAGTAAACTCTTTAGAGAATCCGTATTCTACGTAGATATCCAGCAACAACTGATACAAGGATTTTCCATTATCTTTTGCCCATGCAGCAACTTCAGCAATCAAACAGCAAGCTGATACGGCATCTTTATCGCGAACGAAATCTTCGGCAAGGAATCCGTAGCTTTCTTCACCGCCACCGATATATTTCTGTTTGCCTTCACGCAGACGGATTTCACGGGCAATCCATTTAAATCCGGTGTAGCAGTCAAGCATTTCGATATTGTTCTTATCTGCGATTTTCTTGATTAGTTCAGTTGTAACGATTGTCTTCACGCAGAACTCGCCACCTTTAATCTTACCCAGTTGTTTGTACTGTGTCAGAATATAATAAAGGTACATCATACAAGTCTGGTTACCGTTAATCAGTACCCATTCGCCTTTATCATCCTTACAAGCAATACCCACACGGTCAGCATCCGGGTCGGAAGCCATAACGAGGTCAGCATCAATTTCTTTGGCAAGGTTTACAGCCATAGAAAGAGCTTCCGCGTTTTCCGGGTTCGGAGATACGACAGTCGGGAAGTTACCGTCCTTAATCATCTGTTCGGGCACAGTAAATACGTTTTCAAATCCCCACATTTTCAATGCACGAGGAATCAACATCATACCTGTACCGTGGATCGGAGTATAGACAATCTTCATGTCTTTGTGACGGGCGATAGCTGCCGGATCAATAGAAACAGTTTTCACCATATCCAAATAAATCTTATCGATGTCTTCACCGATAATCTGAATCAAATCCGGATTTCCCTGGAATTTAATATCGGCAGCAGAAGCAATTGCATTCACTTCGTCGATGATACCTTTATCGTGTGGAGCCAATACCTGTGCACCATCGTCCCAATATGCCTTGTAACCGTTGTATTCTTTCGGATTGTGAGAAGCAGTCAGAATGATACCGCTCTGGCAACCGAGGTGACGGATGGCGAAAGACATTTCCGGTGTCGGACGCATGTCGTCAAACAGATATACTTTGATACCATTGGCAGAGAAAATATTAGCAGAAGTCTCCGCAAACAAACGGCTGTTGTTGCGGCAATCGTGACCTACTACTACAGAAATCTGCGGCAGGTCTTTGAAGTTCTTTTTCAGATAGTTGGAAAGTCCTTGAGTGGCAGCACCTACCGTATAGATATTCATACGATTGCTACCTACACCCATAATACCACGCAGACCACCAGTACCAAATTCAAGATCTTTGTAGAAAGCTTCAATTAGTTCGGTTTTATCATCGTTTTCCAACATACGCTTCACTTCAGCCTGGGTTTCAGCATCATAAGCCGGGGTTAGCCATTTTTCGGCTTTTTCAGTGACCTGTTTAATAAGTTCCTGATTTTCCATTTCGATTGTTATTTATTGGTTAATGAATTATTTATTATCAATTTCTTGAGCACACAAATGTAAAATAATAAGTTTATAATTCCTATTCTTTTAATTGAAATTTGAGAATTAAGAATTAAAAAGCGATATACTTAATACCTAATATCTCATACTTAATATCTATTCTTGTGGCACTTTATATCTGTCACCAGTCTGCTTGACATATTCCTGCAAGAATTCTTTCGGATATCCGGGACGCATCACTCCGGCAGGTTGTCCAATAGAATTACGCTCAAACTGACCGTCTTTAACACGTTTCACCACTCCATCATTGTACTTCACAATCAAGAATGTACCCAATTGTTTCCAAGTATCGAAAGTGCTCTGTGCGGTCATATTTGTATAGTTTGTCAGAAAGTCAACCGCTGCGTTCTTATCTTTTGCCAGCAGTTTGGCAGCCATTTCTTCAATGCCTTCCTGTGCATTGTTGAAAGTAGTTTCCATTTCTTTCTGCGCTTCCCGTACATCACCGATCATCAAATCATAACGCGGATAGACCATATTAGATACCCAGTTGAAAATCCAGAAAGCAGAATTCCAGGAGAAAGTAATATAATCGGCCCCATCTACACGGGTATAACATACCGGCACTTTAGTAGCACAACAATAAACCG includes:
- a CDS encoding phospho-sugar mutase; amino-acid sequence: MENQELIKQVTEKAEKWLTPAYDAETQAEVKRMLENDDKTELIEAFYKDLEFGTGGLRGIMGVGSNRMNIYTVGAATQGLSNYLKKNFKDLPQISVVVGHDCRNNSRLFAETSANIFSANGIKVYLFDDMRPTPEMSFAIRHLGCQSGIILTASHNPKEYNGYKAYWDDGAQVLAPHDKGIIDEVNAIASAADIKFQGNPDLIQIIGEDIDKIYLDMVKTVSIDPAAIARHKDMKIVYTPIHGTGMMLIPRALKMWGFENVFTVPEQMIKDGNFPTVVSPNPENAEALSMAVNLAKEIDADLVMASDPDADRVGIACKDDKGEWVLINGNQTCMMYLYYILTQYKQLGKIKGGEFCVKTIVTTELIKKIADKNNIEMLDCYTGFKWIAREIRLREGKQKYIGGGEESYGFLAEDFVRDKDAVSACCLIAEVAAWAKDNGKSLYQLLLDIYVEYGFSKEFTVNVVKPGKSGAEEIKAMMENFRANPPKELGGSKVILSKDYKTLKQTDDKGNVTAIDMPEPSNVLQYFTEDGSKVSVRPSGTEPKIKFYMEVQGEMGCRNCYASAESAAMEKIEAVKKSLGI
- a CDS encoding DUF418 domain-containing protein — its product is MELSTKTPRIEVVDALRGFAVMAILLVHNLEHFIFPVYPESSPEWLTILDAGVFNATFSLLAGKSYAIFALLFGFTFYIQSHNQQLKGKDFGYRFLWRMILLAGFATLNAAFFPAGDVLLLFVVVSLVLFIVRKWSDKAILITAILFSLQPIEWFHYIMSLFNPAYTLPDLNVGAMYAEVAEYTKAGSFWDFLIGNVTLGQKASLFWAIGAGRFLQTAGLFLFGLYIGRKELFVTTESHLKFWMKALIIAAISFAPLYSLKEQIMQSDSSLIQQTVGTAFDMWQKFAFTIVLVASFVLLYQKDQFKKTVSNLRFYGKMSLTNYISQSILGAIIYFPFGFYLAPYCGYTLSLIIGIILFLAQVRFCKWWLSKHKQGPLETIWHKWTWIGTKK